DNA sequence from the Candidatus Obscuribacterales bacterium genome:
GTTTGATGGAGTGCGATCCGTGGGCAGAGACCAGCACGATGCCCTGTTTTCAGGCTGTCATCCCTAGTGCTGGCTTCATGAGTCCTGCTGAGGAGACGGTTCGATGGCTCCTAATGCCCGCAGAGCTTCTTTTTGTGTTTCCCTTAGCCCTTTGACGCCCTGAATATTCATTCCTTCGCAGGGGCGTTGGGCTCGCATACTTTTGATGCATTGCCCTGTGGTGGGGTTCCAGAGGCGGATGGTTTCATCTTCGCTGCCGCTGATCAGCACCGTTTCGTGGACGCCTTCACTATTTTCTTGAACGCTATAGGCAATGGCCCAAATGCGGTTGTGGTGGCTGTGGATGCATTGCTGCTGCTGCCCCGTGGGGAGGTGCCAGAGGCGGATGGTTTGATCGTTGCTGCCACTGGCAAGACAGGTGCCGTCGGGGCTAAAGGCGATCGCCTGAATCCAGTTTTGATGCCCTTCAAGGGTTTGCAGGCAGTGGCCCGTTGCCACATCCCAGATTTTAATGACGCAATCATCCCCGCCGCTGGCGAGGAACCGCCCATCGGGGCTAAAGGCCACGGCCCAGATGCCGCTGGTATGGCCCGTGAGCACCCTTAGACATTGCCCGCTGTGGCTGTCCCATATCCGAATGGTTTGGTCGTCGCTACTACTGGCAATGTGTTCTGGGGAACCACTGGGAGAATAAACAACGCACCGAACCCAACTGGTGTGTCCTTGTAGACTATGCAAACACTCGCCTGTGCACACATCCCACAGACGCACAGTGTGGTCCGTGCTGCCGCTAACAAGCGTTAAGCCATCGGGACTAAACTGGACGGAGCGCACCCAGCTATCATGCCCCCGCAAGACCCTGAGGCATTGGCCGCTGGTGCTATCCCAGATCCGAATCGTGTGATCACTGCTGCCACTGGCGACGCGAGAGGATTGGGGGCTAAAGGCCACCGATCGCACCCAACTGCTATGCCCCCGCAGGGTCAGCACGGCATGCCCCTGCGCCAGATCCCAAATGCGAACCGTGCGATCGCTCCCCCCGGTTACAAGATGCGTGCCACAGGCACTGACATCCAGCGAGAGAATGCCGCTGATATGCCCCCGCAAGGTCTTGAGGCATTGCCCGGTGTGGACATCCCACAACTGCACCGTTTGATCACTGCCTCCCAAGATGACAGCTTTACTGTCGGGGCTAAAGGCAACAGACCAAATATCTTGAATGGAGCAGTGAAAGGTTCGTAGGCAGACGCCTGTTTCTACATTCCAGATTTTGAGGGTTTTGTCATTGCTGGCGCTGGCGAGCCAGGTGCCGGATGGATCAAAGGTGACCGACTGCACCCAATTGGTATGGCCTTCTAAGGTTGCCAAACAGGTTCCCGTTGCGGCATCCCAGAGCTTGATGGTGTGGTCTCGGCTGCCGCTGGCCAGCAGATTGGCGATCGGGCTAAAGGCCACAGATTGCACCCAGTCGCGATGGTCAGGTAGGGTTTTGAGCAGCAATCCGGTTGTGGCATCCCAGATTTTAAGGGTTTTATCATTGCTGCCACTGACCAGCAGGGTTTGGTCGGCATTGAAGGCCACCGACCAGACCCAGTTTTCATGCCCCTTCAAGACTTGCAAGCAGGTTCCTGTCGCAACATCCCACACCCGCACTGTTTGGTCATTCCCGCTACTGGCCAAGAGGGTTCCATCCGGGCTAAAGGCCACCGACCAAACCCAATCCTGATGCCCCCGCAGGGTTTTGAGGCATTGCCCCGTTTGAATGTCCCACACCCGAATGGTTTTATCTTCGCTACCGCTGGCCAAAATCGCGTCTTTGGGGCTAAAGGCCACGGAGTGAACCCAGCCCTGATGCCCTTGATACACCAGCACTTTGCGGCCATCCTGGGTTTGCCATAGACAGATATCGTTATCGGTGGTGGCCGTGGCAAAGTAAGCGCCATCTGGGCTGAAGGCAACAGAAAGGGTGCTGGCAAAGGTTTCCATGAGAACGGAGGTGGAGAGATCGGAGTTGGCGAAATTGACGCCGTTCAGATTCGCCGTTTCCAAGTAGGCTTGCCAGATCGTGAGGTTGGAGCAGTCATAGCCGCTCAGGTCGGTGCCCAAATGCAGCAGCAGGT
Encoded proteins:
- a CDS encoding NB-ARC domain-containing protein, giving the protein MNDAIVSDRQILNLTDALVFEKTGCHLGDAQRALLQAAWSGERQSYDQIAESCGYSAHYLRKHIGPSLWQLLSNVVGEKVTKLNCKRVIERRLASSSSRVNAPDVAVLTEAFGVSPPPNLLVSNLAPDASMPYQDWGEAAHVETCYGRQDELATLTQWLTGDRCRLIGVFGVGGMGKTHLVTYLAQHVTGFDCVIWRSLHNAPPLSALLTDVLNALSRSPYLQIIPAQPSIQTLLDRLRTQRCLLILDNLETLLQGGRSSGHYRPGYEDYGQLLQRVGETQHASCLIITSREKTKEFTLLAGEYQTTRAFSLKGLTVQGGQQILQAKGIIQESERASYELVHRYGGNPLALKIISTTIQDLFGGSVGAFLHQETAILAEISELLDQHFNRLSPMEIAALQGLAIARDPITLNTLCDDIFPTPSRRQIRDALTSLGQRSLLEHHDGLLSLQPVVMEYVSEKLIGAIATEIQHPNAPFRSLNQHSLLKAEAKDYIRDIQARLLLQPLLDQLLQPFKTPDALSKHLTTLLHTHQQRNPLEPGYLAGNLLNLLLHLGTDLSGYDCSNLTIWQAYLETANLNGVNFANSDLSTSVLMETFASTLSVAFSPDGAYFATATTDNDICLWQTQDGRKVLVYQGHQGWVHSVAFSPKDAILASGSEDKTIRVWDIQTGQCLKTLRGHQDWVWSVAFSPDGTLLASSGNDQTVRVWDVATGTCLQVLKGHENWVWSVAFNADQTLLVSGSNDKTLKIWDATTGLLLKTLPDHRDWVQSVAFSPIANLLASGSRDHTIKLWDAATGTCLATLEGHTNWVQSVTFDPSGTWLASASNDKTLKIWNVETGVCLRTFHCSIQDIWSVAFSPDSKAVILGGSDQTVQLWDVHTGQCLKTLRGHISGILSLDVSACGTHLVTGGSDRTVRIWDLAQGHAVLTLRGHSSWVRSVAFSPQSSRVASGSSDHTIRIWDSTSGQCLRVLRGHDSWVRSVQFSPDGLTLVSGSTDHTVRLWDVCTGECLHSLQGHTSWVRCVVYSPSGSPEHIASSSDDQTIRIWDSHSGQCLRVLTGHTSGIWAVAFSPDGRFLASGGDDCVIKIWDVATGHCLQTLEGHQNWIQAIAFSPDGTCLASGSNDQTIRLWHLPTGQQQQCIHSHHNRIWAIAYSVQENSEGVHETVLISGSEDETIRLWNPTTGQCIKSMRAQRPCEGMNIQGVKGLRETQKEALRALGAIEPSPQQDS